A DNA window from Polyangium spumosum contains the following coding sequences:
- a CDS encoding tetratricopeptide repeat protein produces MADRASPPHPTRDPAEDFLFHLYRGGELLQDGRLEEARAELEQALVLSPADAKAQDLVGVVYFRLGLYPRAIGVFEKLVHDHPEAHEPRVNFALCLLKTGQPARARQELEKVVSAHAGHKRAWGYLGLAHQALGDADRALHAFTRGGHDAMARRVMDASGGTPTTERRPSFHEIDRSADLTPSSALPQSLSAGWDALLAAAEATPARAAQAATNTTNTKAHSDTPPRGPLSPTDLGRRHTLTFPAEGKIALHPGGVLLVAATSGFAVRPSLVRSMAYAGGLKHKPMMRRMRGKSLEEPLGGEGDALVELEGRGDLVLAPPADHELVSISLEEEPLYLREDLLGGFEGAMSYENGRMPAGEGEAVGMVQLRGPGTLVARLRAPLLALDVREGKSSALHAPSVLGWMGRVIPRALPPSEALGGARSFVVFSGEGTVLLHGR; encoded by the coding sequence GTGGCCGATCGAGCATCCCCGCCGCACCCGACGCGTGATCCGGCAGAGGACTTTTTGTTCCACCTCTATCGCGGCGGCGAGCTCTTGCAGGATGGTCGCCTCGAGGAGGCGCGCGCGGAGCTCGAACAGGCGCTCGTGCTCTCGCCCGCGGACGCGAAGGCCCAGGATCTGGTCGGCGTGGTCTACTTCCGGCTCGGCCTCTATCCACGCGCGATCGGCGTCTTCGAGAAGCTCGTGCACGATCACCCCGAGGCGCACGAGCCCCGCGTGAACTTCGCGCTCTGCTTGCTCAAGACCGGGCAACCCGCGCGGGCGCGGCAGGAGCTCGAGAAGGTGGTCTCCGCGCACGCGGGGCACAAACGCGCGTGGGGCTACCTCGGCCTCGCGCACCAGGCGCTCGGCGACGCGGATCGCGCGCTGCACGCGTTCACGCGGGGCGGCCACGACGCGATGGCGCGGCGGGTGATGGACGCGAGCGGCGGCACGCCGACCACGGAGCGCAGGCCTTCGTTCCACGAGATCGATCGCTCGGCCGACCTCACGCCTTCGAGCGCCCTGCCGCAGTCGCTCTCGGCCGGCTGGGACGCGCTGCTCGCCGCCGCGGAGGCCACGCCCGCGCGCGCGGCGCAAGCCGCGACGAACACGACGAACACGAAGGCGCACTCGGACACGCCGCCGCGTGGGCCGCTGTCGCCGACCGATCTCGGGCGACGACACACGCTCACGTTCCCGGCCGAGGGGAAGATCGCCCTGCACCCGGGCGGCGTGTTGCTCGTGGCGGCGACGAGTGGTTTCGCGGTTCGGCCTTCGCTCGTGCGCTCGATGGCGTACGCGGGCGGGCTCAAGCACAAGCCGATGATGCGCAGGATGCGCGGCAAGTCGCTCGAGGAGCCGCTCGGCGGCGAGGGTGACGCGCTCGTCGAGCTCGAGGGGCGCGGCGATCTCGTGCTCGCGCCGCCCGCGGACCACGAGCTCGTGTCGATCAGCCTGGAGGAGGAGCCGCTTTACCTGCGCGAGGATCTGCTCGGCGGGTTCGAGGGGGCGATGAGCTACGAGAACGGCCGCATGCCCGCGGGGGAGGGCGAAGCGGTCGGGATGGTGCAGCTCCGCGGCCCGGGCACGCTGGTCGCGCGCTTGCGAGCGCCGCTGCTCGCGCTCGACGTCCGCGAGGGCAAGAGCTCCGCGCTGCACGCGCCGAGCGTGCTCGGATG